The Vicia villosa cultivar HV-30 ecotype Madison, WI linkage group LG1, Vvil1.0, whole genome shotgun sequence genome includes a region encoding these proteins:
- the LOC131621760 gene encoding CSC1-like protein ERD4: MLIVTIVFCYSVIAPLIIPFGALYFGLGWLVLRNQALKVYVPAYESYGRMWPHINNRIIAALILYQITMFGYFGVQKFVYAPLLLPLPIMSILFGFVCAKRFYPSFQNQSLEVAAASALKGVPNMELMFRAFIPPSLSSEKIDDDQFEDFEDARSQVSRSTSFV; the protein is encoded by the exons ATGCTTATTGTCACAATTGTTTTCTGTTATTCTGTTATTGCTCCTCTTATCATCCCTTTTGGTGCTCTCTATTTTGGCCTCGGATGGCTCGTATTGCGAAATCAG GCACTCAAAGTATATGTACCAGCATATGAAAGTTATGGAAGAATGTGGCCGCACATAAACAACCGTATAATAGCAGCTTTGATATTGTACCAGATAACCATGTTTGGGTACTTTGGGGTGCAGAAATTCGTCTATGCACCATTATTGCTTCCTCTTCCAATAATGTCGATATTATTCGGCTTTGTTTGCGCGAAAAGATTTTATCCGTCTTTCCAAAATCAATCACTTGAGGTTGCAGCAGCTTCGGCGCTTAAGGGAGTTCCAAACATGGAATTGATGTTCAGGGCTTTCATTCCACCAAGCTTGAGTTCTGAGAAAATCGACGATGATCAGTTCGAAGATTTTGAAGATGCGCGGTCTCAAGTTTCAAGATCAACATCATTTGTTTGA